In Magnetococcales bacterium, the genomic window ACACCAAGTCCACCAAAGGTGACATGAGCTTGGCTGTGTGTTCCGCCTGTCACCCCTTCTTCACCGGCAAGCACAAGTTGCTGGATACCGCCGGACGGGTGGAGCGGTTCCGCCGCAAGTATGCCTCGGCTGCCGAAAAGGAGGCCCAGGGGGCGACGGCTGGGCAAGACAACAAAAAGCCGACAAAAAAATCCGGCAAGGAAGCCGTCTGAGCGCGTTTATGCCGGCGGGTGAGGGGTCTGGTGTCACCCGCCGGTCCAAGCTTCTGGTGCGCTTCCTGGGGCCAAAAAATGGGTATGCCGATTTTTGACGGTCGGCAGGGAGGCATGCCACTGGTTCCCGGTTTTGCTTCCGGGTGCCGTGCAGTCGCTCTCTACCCGGTTTTCTCGAACTGCAAAAGAAACCGCTTGCTCTCCACACCCCCGCCACCACTGTACCCTCCCAAACCACGGGTGGCCACCACCCGGTGGCAGGGGATCAAGAAGGGTAGGGGATTGGCCCCGACGGCCTGACCGACGGCTCGCGGGGCGGAGCTCAAGGCCTTTGCCATTTGGCCGTAGGTGCGTACTTCGCCGAAGGGTATCGTCGAGATTTCCCTCCACACCCGCTGCTGGAAGGGTGTGCCGTGGGGTTGCAAGGGCAGATCCACGACAGGAGCTTCCCTCCGGGCATAGCTCTCCAGCCATTGGCAAAAAGCGCGACAAAGCGGGGAGTCTGCGGATGTTTTCGTGACAACGCCGTCGGTATCGGGCGCGTGTGTCTCCATGTCGGGCGCGTGCCACCGGAGGGCGCAAATGGCTCCATCCGTTATCCAGATCTGGAAATTTCCCAAAAAATGGGGTAACTGCCCAGGTACCCGGTAACGAATCGGGGTCCAGGGGGCTGGCTCCCTGGCGGGTCCAGGGCAGCGCCCTGGTGGGGTTCGGGACGAAGCCCTGACAAAGGCTTTCATATCCAAGCTTTTCTTGAAAGGGTGGTGAATAGTTACCTGAATAGTTGCAAAATGGGTCTGTATGCAGGCTGTTTCCTGCGCCCCCATTCCCCGAGCCTCAATCATGGGTTGCATATATCCCTTGGTTTCGCATCCTTTTCCTCGCGCCTCAATCATGGGTTGCATATATTCCTGAGTTCCGCATCCTTTCGCCATACAATCTCTGCTGAACTCTCCCTGTCGGATGCGATACAAACTTCCCAGTCGCTTTTGGGCTCCACCGACAATATGACGCTTGTTGGTATTCCCATGGTTTGGGCATACTCAAACGTTTTTACTTTCACCCGGTGCAAATTTTTGGCAACTTGTTTCACACCACTGTATTTTTCA contains:
- the rpmE gene encoding 50S ribosomal protein L31 — protein: MKPDIHPEYTDAVFTCAGCGQIYNTKSTKGDMSLAVCSACHPFFTGKHKLLDTAGRVERFRRKYASAAEKEAQGATAGQDNKKPTKKSGKEAV
- a CDS encoding methylated-DNA--[protein]-cysteine S-methyltransferase, which codes for METHAPDTDGVVTKTSADSPLCRAFCQWLESYARREAPVVDLPLQPHGTPFQQRVWREISTIPFGEVRTYGQMAKALSSAPRAVGQAVGANPLPFLIPCHRVVATRGLGGYSGGGGVESKRFLLQFEKTG